The following nucleotide sequence is from Mytilus edulis chromosome 13, xbMytEdul2.2, whole genome shotgun sequence.
aaacacaaatatgtaaaacacaaacaaacgacaaccactgaataacaagctcctgacttgggacaggcatatacatacaaaatgtgtcgGGTTCAACATGtgagcgggatcccaaccctccctctaacctgggacagggGTATAAcggtacaatataagaacgaactataactgaaatcagatgaaaaaggcttaactcatcagatggatacaaatacaaatactacaaatgcAAATGGACATTTACTTTCGCGTATACCTTATAAATAGGTTATGTTTCGATTTTACATATTACTATGGTTCTGGCATTCAAGTATACAGGTTGTTTTCGAAACGGTATTAGAGGGACATACACGTACTTCGTTAAAACATGTTTTCGCAAACGGAGATTTTATACAATGGCCTCGCCTCCAGAACTATAATTACAACTTCCTACATGTTATAAATCAAGCGCAGGTATTgaatgaatttattaaaaatacatgtttatcaaTTTGTCATATTAATATGTAAACAGCTTGAATGAGAAAATCTCACGCTATTTTTTAATATGAAGTCGTTGAATTCTTCGTGAACAACAAGCCATATTAAATTCGATGTTTCAAACTGTTAAACTCTAAAGGTCATTCCAAAGTAGCCACACATATTGCTTACTACAAATTGCTCTTGTGTTGTACTGTAAATCATCTATCCCAGGTAGGGGGAAGGGTTTGACGCCTAAAAAAATAGTTCAACCCCTTCATATTCTGCAGATGCCTGTCCAAAATCAAAAGCCTGTGATTCAGTTTTTGTCATTTCTTGCTGTGTATCACATggttttgtacataaaaatactattagttttctcgtttgaattgttttacgtttgtcattacggggccttttatggctgagtatgctgtattggttttgctcattgttgaagacggtATTACGGTATATACTTGTTAACTTCTAggtcatttggtctttggtggagagttgtctcattggcattcatacctcatcttcttaattttatataacCTGTTTTATAGGGGTTTTCCCCTCACAATTTAGAAGTACAATAATGCACTTTGAGAAGCAAAAACATAATTGCAGCAATAATTTTCAGATCACTTTATTATGAGCATATTAACTTATCCATCTTATGACTTGAATTGCTttttactgtaatatatatatatattcaaagattttgtttttaaaagacatACATTTTATAGGGTTTTACTGTTGTGATTCAtatcaattgttttataatgacaCGTTATTTGTAACGTTATGGTTGTATGCATGCAACTATGTTACAATTCCAATGCAAAATTCCCAAATTATTTGAGGGTCTCATTTAAAATATAGCACAATATTTTAAAAGCTTAAATTTTATAGGGCCGAAAGCAGGCTTAATTTAGTTACACAAATCACCGGTACACAAATCAGGGATAATTTATCATTAAACTGACATATCTTTCATGCAGGATTTGCAGTAACAACTCTGTTGATAAGTGTTACGAATGGTCAACCTGGTCCACCACCATGGCAAGGAGGATCAATGAATGCTATCCCGGATGCCGATGGTAATTGGCAGTATGTTGGTGAACCGAATGGACAAGACGACTCACAACCAACAGAACCCTTTACAGGAGATAAAGTTCCAATACGACTTAACAGTCCAATGCCACAAGGAGGCAGAAGGCCGAGACCAATGAGATTAAATGGTGTTGGCGCAGTAAACACTGGGGAGACAGGCTTTGACAATCAACAAAGTCCTGGTAGAAATCCTCAAAATTTAAATAACAGATTTGGAGATAGCAAAAGTAATATGACACAATTTATGCGAGGAGTAATGAGGAAAGGCAAAGGTGTCATGAATAAAATAATGCAAGCCATTAAATCTGGGAATAATAGCAGTGTGTTTATCTCACGACAATCTAGACAATTCTTACCATCAGCATGTACACAAGAAATGTTGCAAATTCAAACTGACTGTTTCTCTAAGAATGGCTACACTATGGACTCTTTCTTTCACACGTTACGAAATGGTAGTTTTTCTGACACCAAACAATCGAGTTCCCTGGATGGTCTCAAAGAACAACTGTGCAAGTAAGTGATCATGTTTGTTTTTCTAGATGACCAGCAATATATTCATACATTAATTAACCTGAATCaccccgtcacattctgtatgtatatacctgtcccaagtcaggagcctgtaattcagtggttgatgtgttacataattgtttttcgtttacttttttgtatataaattaggccgttaattttctcgtttgattgttttacattggtcatttcggggcctttaatagctgactatgcggtatgagcttcgcttattgttgaaggccgtacggtgacctatagttgtttaaaatttgtgtgttattttggtctcttgtggagagttgtctcatttgcaatcatactacatctttttttttgtcgttacatacaaacgttcacctaaattgtcccagtcaatggatgaatttaatgtgtcaatcaatggccacagccacactgttttgaatttcattctatacattAATTAACCTGAATAGGTATCTAAGATTTATGAATTGATTTAGACGCAGAAATAACGATGGGTGACGCATTTAACATTTAGCAGGTAACATATACTTCTCTAGAACACACGATTTCGCCACTTGTTtttctaagtttttttttgtagtgtGTGGTTTACAGGAGTATATATCTTTGTGTCCTTTATAAATTATGTCGAACTCTGTAGCAAAGGTGGACTAGTTATAACACCAGTgtcagatccagaacttttcaaccaaatttttccctcGAAAGGGGGGAGCTCCCACCCTGGATCCGCATATGAACACCCCCATGTTGTAGTAGGATTCTGAAAAAAATGCTTTAGTTTTAATTAAGTTAGATGAACCGTATTCAAAATGCACGGGTTGTGTGAGAGGAAACATTTACGATTTTACTACCGCTTGGTCGTTATAAGTCCCAAAGAGTGCCACCCACCCAATAGACAGTGCTTCAGTATTGATTGAATTAGTTCATTTTGACTAGAGATTCTAGATTATTAAACAGTACtagtaaatataaaaatgtgCCGAAATAAAAGTCAATGTCACAACTCCCGCATACAGAGTTGGATAAAAAGACTACATGTATGTTAAGACTCAATCGTTATTTTTTGTCCTTTCCAATGTTTTTCCTTTTGTGGTTGTTAGCATTGCAGTCGCACCGTATATTAATTAGTCTTTATAGCACATTCGTTATGTATGCTCATATAACAACAATATTTGGACAATAATCATCAAAGCTTTCTAATAGAAATATCGTTTTATTTAAGGTGTTGATGACTATCTGTTTGGGTATCTTTTGTTTAACAGCTCAGTCCTCATGTacttatataattatgttttctagCCTCTTAGCTCGAAACGATTCTGATGAAGGTAGTGATGGACTGAAAGTACGCCATGTATCGGATTTAgcatattaaaaatttaaacagcGGATATTTTTCTAATATATACAAGATTCCAGCTTGCAACCATTTAAGACAAAATTTACCACAAACATTTCTGGCTTTTAAGTTTACATgtactctttttttttagttttgacaatctaattaaaatattgatctctgattacgtaatactcatatgtagtataacgtaatcagagatcaatattttaattagattggagtTTTGATATCATGCATTTGGCATGTATGGATTGGCTTTCCTTATCATTGGCTCGCGATCTATTGACTAATCACAAAAAGCATAACATATTCTATACGTTTAAAATTACTTTTCCAAGGGAAAGGACATATCGATATGTTTGAAAAAAAGGTATTATAAATCTTTTAATCTCTAAGACTGAGACAGGGTTATTCCTAATTTTAGTTTTGCCACAACAAAATGAGTTTAGAATAGTcctgaaaatttaaaaaagaaagtttCCACCAAACTAAAATTACTAACATGGTAATAAGTGATTGAATATTTTCTACAACATTGAAGAAAAGGTATCCTAAACCGAATCTTTAATTATTGATTCGTGATTTGAAAGGTTGTTAGGCAAAATTGATTCACATAGCGTTCCTTCTTTCAGAAAAAGACAAGGCATCTTGGATTGTGCCATTCCAGCCATAATAGGAAAACGAGACAAACCGCCATGCCTTGATGTTCATGATTATAATTTTGGACAAGAAATGGCACTGAAAGGTCTACGAATCGTGCAGGACGTATGTGAAACAGGTTGGTTCCAAAAACTCTCATTTATTGCCAATAGGAACTACAGTCAAACCTGCTTTAAGAGACAACTTAAGGGAAAGCGAACAAGTTGTCTCATAAAACAGGTGGTCTTCTAATACAGGTTAAATTCTTATGAAATGTTCTACAGAGGGATCTAAAATTGGTAGTCTTTTGACATAGGATTTTGCTTAATTACAGGTCGTCTTTtaagcaggtttgactgtaaaCTATAAATGAAAGTGACGTTTTCCATATGAACTGAATACCTTTTTATTAGTTTTTCGTTTGTTTTCAATAACAACCATATTCACCtaaattcacaaaaaaagaaatatctgaATTGTTTGATGAATGAAGTTTGCAATTAGCATTGCTAGTGATAGTGTATATTTTAAgtatacaaattaaatatatgtGACCGTTTTCGGACTTTATGAAGTTAACTATTATTTACACCTTCTAGGCATGTGTACAATTACGTATTCTTAATTTCTTCTACAAGTTTGCTTTCATCAACATTCACGTAAAGTCTCAAGAAAGAAGTGTATGCACAACCAAAAAAGGTAGCTTGCAATTACCAAactagttgttagtttctgtgttcttttggtctcttgtggacagttgtctcattggcaatcataccacatcttcttttttatactaacaACATTATCTAGTTTTGAAAATTACAACAATGTGAGCAATTTTGATATTCGTAACACTTTCTAAAGCATATATGGGCTTGTACAAATACATATTCTTAATTTGTCCTCCAATTGAAATCTTAATTTCGACACTGTCTGTGTAATTCTAGGACTGTTACCCCCATCACCAATATGTGTACCGTTGGTGAACAGAGAAATGCAAAGATGTTATACCAAAGTAGGTTTTAGTCCCGACATGTTTATCTCGGACGACAAAGATGTGGAAGGAGCAGTCATTGGCAAAGATATGAATGCTGCACAAAAGTTTTGTGGGTACGTAGATATTCAACAACATGCAATTTCCATCataagatgaagaacagcaataaataCTATATTTCATTGTGTTTTTGTGACCTTTGTATTTTTTGTGCTGTGGGTGCACTGGCTTCGTGTTTTAGATGAAGACCCCTGGCCATATACTTTCGTTTCTATTATaagagacatatttttttttcaattgtcacTTAAACGGATATCctgtttta
It contains:
- the LOC139500377 gene encoding uncharacterized protein produces the protein MISFANTVGDLRTFMSWIYRERINYSKILKEKMFVYGVKVFSFIGFAVTTLLISVTNGQPGPPPWQGGSMNAIPDADGNWQYVGEPNGQDDSQPTEPFTGDKVPIRLNSPMPQGGRRPRPMRLNGVGAVNTGETGFDNQQSPGRNPQNLNNRFGDSKSNMTQFMRGVMRKGKGVMNKIMQAIKSGNNSSVFISRQSRQFLPSACTQEMLQIQTDCFSKNGYTMDSFFHTLRNGSFSDTKQSSSLDGLKEQLCKKRQGILDCAIPAIIGKRDKPPCLDVHDYNFGQEMALKGLRIVQDVCETGLLPPSPICVPLVNREMQRCYTKVGFSPDMFISDDKDVEGAVIGKDMNAAQKFCGSRKQLYDCMRLVMKNCPQAEEYLMMSGHDQTAIEKSIDVLCDNKKVYVDGLNCFQTPSETVHNCIDVMSSQTLDLEARQMWKSMSKDDFLKEFCRIRVQHMECDTTAWKESCHEVTVGLKNEFQCAMLPGICHNITEIDDILHNNVCRRQAFLQALRSSYGGASTPSSWVLSIALAVGLSLFLL